ATTGAAGCAGGGGAAGCAGGGGAGTAGGGGAGCAGGGGAGTAGGGAGAGAATAATAATTTCTAGCTCTTGACTAATGACCAATGACCAATGACTAATAACTAATGACTAAAATTCGTATTGGTAACGGCTACGATATTCATCAACTGGTGAGCGATCGCGCTTTGATTTTAGGTGGAATTCAAATTCCCCATGAACTGGGTTTGTTGGGGCACAGTGACGCTGACGTACTAACCCATGCGATTATGGATGCCATGCTTGGGGCATTATCCTTGGGGGATATTGGTCATTATTTTCCGCCTAGTGACGCTCAATGGGCAGGAGCAGACAGTCTAATACTATTAACTCAAGTAAATCAACTGATTCGCGATCGAGGTTGGCAGGTGGGAAATATTGACTCGGTAGTAGTAGCAGAACGCCCAAAATTAAAGCCGCATATTCACAATATGCGTGACAAACTAGCGGCGGTTTTAGAATTAGAACCAAATCAAATTGGCATCAAAGCTACCACTAACGAAAAATTAGGCCCCGTTGGACGTGAAGAAGGTATATGTGCTTATGCTGTTGTCTTACTAGTTGCTTCAGAGTAACTTTTGTTTACTGTAGCAGTGAAGCTATTTAATCATCGTTATGATTTAAATAAGGTTATAGGAGATAAATAAACTTACCTGATTAGGAAATTAGAGCCATGCAAGCTACAAACTTAGAATTGCAAGATTTAGAGCGCCCTGATGTTGTGGCACTAGACAAAGATGGGAAAATTGTTTTGATAGTTGAAGTTAAAGGTTTTCCATTTGACTCCAATCCAAAAAAGACTAAAGAAAATGCTATCTTACAAATTTTGGACTACCTAAAAGCTTCAAAAACCTTGATTACCTTTGCTATGTTTGTTGATTTGCAAAATATTTTAGTTTTTCAATGGAATGGTTATAATTTGTCAGAAATTCTTAGTTTGAACACTGGTGATATTCTTAGTTATTACGAGCCAGCATTTAATCAAAAACAAATTTTTAATCTTTATCTTACAGGTCTGATAGAAGCCTGGATAAGTGATTTTTGCTATCACTGGAAGTCAAAAATACCGCCAGCATCCAAGGAGATAGCAGAAATAGGTTTGTCACAGTTATTAAAAGGTGGAATTACTCAACCTTAGGTACTATTGGCAGTGATACTTTACGTAGAAACAAACTTTTTAATGAGTATTGCTAAAGGACAGGATGAACTAGCAGAAAATTTTCTGCAAAATA
This Nostoc sp. C052 DNA region includes the following protein-coding sequences:
- the ispF gene encoding 2-C-methyl-D-erythritol 2,4-cyclodiphosphate synthase; the protein is MTKIRIGNGYDIHQLVSDRALILGGIQIPHELGLLGHSDADVLTHAIMDAMLGALSLGDIGHYFPPSDAQWAGADSLILLTQVNQLIRDRGWQVGNIDSVVVAERPKLKPHIHNMRDKLAAVLELEPNQIGIKATTNEKLGPVGREEGICAYAVVLLVASE